The sequence AACGTCCCACGGCAGAAATGTTAAGACCCACCGGTGTGCCGTCACCCGAGCGACCCGGCGTTCCCAAACGTCAACCTGCGAAAAAGAAACAGACCTGATGTGCCTTTCTTGCTGACATCTGGAAAGATCGTTTTGCCACGCTATTTTCTAACCAACCGAATTTTCATGAATGCCCCCCTCCCCTCGTACCGTTCCCTCACCCAAGGGTTGGTCGTCACCCTCGTCCTCTTCGCAGCCCTGGTGCTAAGGCCTGGTTTCGCCCAGGCGGAACGCCCCAATATTCTTTACTTCTACGTGGATGACATGGGATGGGGCTCGATAGGCCCTAATGGTCAAGCCCAGCGTAAAGCCAACGGCCAGCCCTATGTCCGAACCCCCAACCTCGACGAACTCGCCGCGCAAGGGATCAACTTTACCCGCGGCTACGGTTGCCACGTCTGCTCACCGGCGCGATCGTCTCAGCAATCCGGTTTTCACCAAGGGCACACTTTCGCAGATCGCAATGACCCCAATAACGCCAAGAAAGCGATGCGTGCCGATGATGTTCTCATCGGTGACGCACTCTCTGCGGCTGGATATGCCACCGGGTATTGGGGGAAATGGGGATATGGTGGATCCAAGGATCAAGTCGACCCTGTCATCGATAATGTTCAAACATTGCCAACCTCGCACGGCTACCAACATGTGCTCGCCGAACTGCACCACGTCCGTGCTCACACGTTCTTTCAACCGACACTCTGGCACGCCCCCGCTTCCTCTGACGCAATCGGTGGTATCGAGCTGGTTCCCAACTCTTTGTCGGCCTATCGGAACATGCCGAACTATCCCAGCATGCCTGCTCTTCAAAACGATGTGGACTATCCCAAGACCGCCTACTGCGACGACGCCTACGCGTTTGCGGCTCTCGACTTTGTCCGCGCCCAAGGTCGCAACTACAATCAATCGGGGCAGCCTTTCTTCGGCCTGCTCGCCGTGCAAATACCTCACGCTCCTTTCGGTGAGATCAGCTCACTGCCGGATTGGGATCAAGCTTACGCGGACGATCCCCAATTCAAATCGCTCGCTGACCAAACGCGGCAGTGGGCGGCCATGGTGACACGCATCGACGCGCACTTCGGCAACATTCTCTCTGCACTCGAGGATCCCAATCACGATGGTGATACGTCCGATTCCGTTGCGGAGAACACGTTGGTCGTCTTCCAGAGTGACAATGGCGGACCGAGTGGAAGCAACCGAATCGAACTCGACGCAAACGGCGGCCTTCGTGGCACCAAAGGTCAAATTCAAGAAGGCGGCATTCGTGTCCCGCTCGTCATGCGCTGGCCCGCAAAGATCAGGGCAGATTCCGCTTTGAAAGCGGGCACTCACAGCAAAAGGGTCGTCGATGTTACCGATCTGCTTCCCACATTCTGCGACCTCGCTGGCGCCCCCATCCCGCTCGGTATTGACGGCGTTTCGATCGCTCCCACGCTGCTCAGCGAGGGGCATCAGCGCAAACGTGAATTTATCATCCACGAAGCCAGCAACGGACAATCGATTATCCGTGGAAATCATAAGCTGATCCAGTCCAAGAAATCTTCGCTTCAGCTCTACGACCTTGAAGCCGATCGCGCCGAAACAAACGACATCGCCGCGGACCACCCCGAGATCGTCAAGGAGCTCGAAGCCTTGTTGCTTGGCGAACGCGTCACGGAACCGGCTGGCTTTGCCAATACTTATCATCGATGGACAGGCAGCAACGGTGCCACGACGTCGAATCCCAACCATTGGTCTGATTACGCCTACACCAACGCCGGGATCACCTACCTATCCGACGACGGGGCTCCGCGGTTGTCGTGGACCGCATTGATCGAAAACGCGGAAGACGAATCCAACACTGCGTTGGCCGACAAAGACCTTGAATTCCTCGGGCTCGAAATCCGTGGCAACCAGGGAAAGCCGACGACACAGTCTCTCGTCCTTGGCCCCTCGGTTAACCTTACGGGCCGCAATGAAATCCGTGTTGCTTCCAACGCCATGCTGACGGTCAACGACGGCACCGTCTCGTCGCTCCGCTGGATCGACATTCACGCCGGCGGCACGCTCAACGGCAGCGGAACGATCGACGCCACGTTGTACAACCACGGAACGGTCGCCCCATCGGGTACGAACCAGCCGAACTTCAAAGTCCTTTCGGACTACCATCAATCCGCACTCGCCACGCTGCGTGTTGCGCTCAACGGCAAAGGGAATTCCCCATTGCGGGTTGTTGGCGAGGCGACGCTTTCAGGAACACTGGCCGTGGATCTCATAGACAGTTTTCAACCATCGCCGGGCAAAACGTACAGCGTCCTGACCGCCAAGAAAGTTAGCGGCGAGTTCAGCAATCCCGGCAACATCGTCGTTGCTGCCGATGGAACCCGATTCACGATCAATTACAAGGATTCCGCAGTCGTCCTGTTGGTGAACTGATCCGTCCATTTCGCGATTTTCGTGACACTTTCCCCATCAAAGGGTCCTAACAAGAGTAAGCCCGGTTTCGTCGATTCGAACCCGAATACGGAACCACGCTTTCTACGCCTCTTTTCTCGCACGGGAATCCCTGATGTCTGGTATCTACAAATCTCTGACGCTTGTCTCGATCAGCGGAATGCTTGTCATTCTCTCAGCACAACCTGCAAAAGCTCAATGTAGTGGCGGCGGTCGCAACATGCCATCAACCGGAAGCAACTCGACGCTCGCTTCGCTGACCCCCTATGGATCGACCGCGATGAACTTCCCCGGTTATCCGTCTTCGACGTCGCAAATGGCGAATTCGTATCAACAGCGTGTGGCGATGCTTCAGAATCAAATCTATGGGACCGCCAATCAATTGGCGGCGGAGCAACGACGAAAACGAGAAGAGTACCTTGAACGAGTCCGTCCATTTCGTTTGGCACGAGCGGAGGCAAAGCGAGAAGCCTACGCCGCGCGCGCCGCAGCAAGACTGGCTGAGCAAGGCAGTGAACCATCAAGTTCGCGAAGCCGCTATTCGTTGACGTCGACCCATCCCGACAAAGACGCTGACGACACGACGAGCTTTCCGTTGTCGATCCGTTAGCCTTCATGGGATCGCAACACTCATCAAAACGGATAGTACAAATGCAAGACATTGAGCGTGGTCCCTGTGACGACTGCGACAAATGCAGGATCATTTCGATCCATGATTTCACAAACCAATCCATTCGTTGGATGCCCCTATGAAATACCCATTTCTCCTTTCGATCTTGATTATTTCGTCTTCGGTTTCCACACTCGCGGCTGATCCTGTTCCTACAGGTGATGTACGTCTCGCAGCGAACAAAATGACCTTCGCCGCTGACCAGTCGGATGAGTTCAATCAGGACTCTATCGACCTCACCAAGTGGAACATCGACTCAAAGGACTTTGGACCTTGGAGTTGGGAACCGGAGAACGTTGTCCAAAAAGGCGGCGCGATGGAACTGCGAATGGAGCAAAAAGATCATCAGCGACGCGGAACACCATTGTACTACACCTCCGGCATGGCTCGGCTAGACAAGACGATCACGTACGGCTATTTCGAAGCACGCATCAAAGGTTGCTCTCGCTATCCCGGAGCCTGCCCGTCATTTTGGCTCTACAGCATCGGCCCTCAAAACCGTTTCATTGCCAGCGATGGCGAGACCGTCGCTTACTCAGAAATCGATGTCGTTGAGTTGCAGCAGAGTGAATACGACTTTGAGACAAAGAAG is a genomic window of Novipirellula artificiosorum containing:
- a CDS encoding sulfatase-like hydrolase/transferase; protein product: MNAPLPSYRSLTQGLVVTLVLFAALVLRPGFAQAERPNILYFYVDDMGWGSIGPNGQAQRKANGQPYVRTPNLDELAAQGINFTRGYGCHVCSPARSSQQSGFHQGHTFADRNDPNNAKKAMRADDVLIGDALSAAGYATGYWGKWGYGGSKDQVDPVIDNVQTLPTSHGYQHVLAELHHVRAHTFFQPTLWHAPASSDAIGGIELVPNSLSAYRNMPNYPSMPALQNDVDYPKTAYCDDAYAFAALDFVRAQGRNYNQSGQPFFGLLAVQIPHAPFGEISSLPDWDQAYADDPQFKSLADQTRQWAAMVTRIDAHFGNILSALEDPNHDGDTSDSVAENTLVVFQSDNGGPSGSNRIELDANGGLRGTKGQIQEGGIRVPLVMRWPAKIRADSALKAGTHSKRVVDVTDLLPTFCDLAGAPIPLGIDGVSIAPTLLSEGHQRKREFIIHEASNGQSIIRGNHKLIQSKKSSLQLYDLEADRAETNDIAADHPEIVKELEALLLGERVTEPAGFANTYHRWTGSNGATTSNPNHWSDYAYTNAGITYLSDDGAPRLSWTALIENAEDESNTALADKDLEFLGLEIRGNQGKPTTQSLVLGPSVNLTGRNEIRVASNAMLTVNDGTVSSLRWIDIHAGGTLNGSGTIDATLYNHGTVAPSGTNQPNFKVLSDYHQSALATLRVALNGKGNSPLRVVGEATLSGTLAVDLIDSFQPSPGKTYSVLTAKKVSGEFSNPGNIVVAADGTRFTINYKDSAVVLLVN